From a region of the candidate division WOR-1 bacterium RIFOXYB2_FULL_36_35 genome:
- a CDS encoding electron transport complex subunit RsxA, which yields MELFGIFFAAFLINNILLIRFIALCSFFGVSTKIDTSIGMSFAVVFVMTISSAISWVIYHFVLTPFHLEFLRTATFILTIASLVQLEELYLKKVIPNLYRAMGIYLPLITTNCAILAVAFLAIDYRFNFVQGMVYSLGVSAGYSLAIILFAYIRDRMVLAKIPKWFQGYPIAFITAALMSLAFLGFTGLFGL from the coding sequence ATGGAATTGTTCGGTATATTTTTTGCGGCATTTTTAATCAATAATATATTGCTTATAAGGTTTATAGCATTGTGTTCCTTTTTTGGAGTTTCGACAAAAATCGATACATCAATCGGCATGAGTTTTGCCGTTGTTTTTGTAATGACTATCTCTTCTGCGATTTCATGGGTTATTTATCATTTTGTCCTGACCCCTTTTCATCTTGAGTTTTTAAGGACAGCGACCTTTATATTGACAATTGCTTCTCTTGTCCAGCTTGAAGAATTGTATCTAAAAAAAGTTATTCCAAACCTTTATCGCGCAATGGGGATTTATCTTCCTCTTATTACAACAAACTGCGCTATATTGGCAGTGGCTTTTTTGGCTATTGATTATAGGTTTAATTTTGTGCAGGGGATGGTTTATTCTTTGGGGGTATCGGCGGGATATTCTTTGGCAATTATACTTTTTGCTTATATTAGAGACAGGATGGTTCTGGCAAAAATTCCAAAATGGTTTCAAGGTTATCCGATTGCTTTTATAACAGCGGCGCTTATGTCGCTTGCCTTTTTGGGATTTACGGGGCTTTTTGGGTTATAA
- a CDS encoding electron transport complex subunit RsxE, protein MTLWKDFNQGLIKENPVLRLMIGLCPTLAVSNTVINALGMSAATAFVIICSNIVVALLRKIVPDEIRIPIFIIIISTFVTIADYIMQAFTPDLHHALGVFIPLIVVNCIILGRAEAFAYKNPVLNSALDGIGMSLGFALALGSIAVVREFLGAGSILGVTLYNPAFAATIMVLPPGAFITIGFLMAFLNKMEKKVQ, encoded by the coding sequence ATGACGCTTTGGAAAGACTTTAATCAAGGTTTAATTAAAGAAAATCCTGTTTTGCGGCTGATGATAGGGCTTTGTCCCACGCTTGCCGTGTCAAATACGGTAATAAACGCTTTGGGGATGAGCGCGGCGACCGCATTTGTCATCATATGTTCAAATATTGTGGTTGCCCTTTTACGTAAAATTGTTCCTGATGAAATACGAATACCGATTTTCATTATAATAATTTCAACTTTTGTTACCATAGCAGATTATATAATGCAGGCTTTTACTCCCGATCTTCACCATGCTCTTGGTGTTTTTATTCCGCTTATTGTCGTGAATTGCATCATTTTGGGGCGCGCCGAAGCTTTTGCCTACAAAAATCCCGTTTTAAATTCCGCACTTGATGGCATTGGAATGAGCCTGGGATTTGCGCTTGCTTTGGGAAGTATTGCTGTTGTGAGGGAATTTCTGGGGGCAGGCTCAATTTTAGGCGTAACGCTTTATAATCCAGCGTTCGCGGCCACCATAATGGTTTTGCCTCCTGGCGCTTTTATAACAATCGGGTTTTTGATGGCATTTTTAAATAAAATGGAAAAGAAGGTGCAATGA